Part of the Gemmatimonadota bacterium genome, AATTGAGTGATGTGAGTTTGAGGTTTATTGTCGAGGATGATCAGAGTACTATAGAAGGCGCTACTGCGGCGTATAATAAACTTATTCATGAAGATGGCGTGCCAGTTATTCTCGGTGTTTATACTTCTACCATGGTGCGTGCGGTTTTTCCCATTGCGCAGGAAAATGAAGTCGTGGCGATTAGCCCCACTTCGGCTGCACGCGGTCTCAGCGCGATTGGCGATTTTGTTTTTCGCGTCGCCCTTACTGTTGATTCGCTGATTCCGGGGAGTGTAAAACTAACTCGGGAAAAACTGGGCTATGAGCGCGTGGCCACAATGTATCAAAGCATGGATGTTTTTTCGCAGAGTAGCGATGAGGTGTTGAAAAGTGCCTTTAGTGAGAACGGGGTCGAGGTTCTGACTACTGAGACTTTTGAAACCGGCGCTATGGATCTTTCCGAGCAATTTTCCAGGATTGTGGCACTGAATCCAGATGCGATTTTTGTTTCGGCTATATCAGTAGGGCGGACACAGGCTCTGATCGATGGGGGACAACACGGTATTCCTATCCTGATGCCCCTGCTCACTATGGATGAGGTAGAACGCGCCGGGGAGGCAGCTGAGGGGGCAATTAGTTTTACGTATTGGAGCAGTACGGGCAATGTGCCGGCCAATCGCGCCTTTGTTGAGAATTATATGACGAAATACGGTGCCGCGCCGGGCCGATTCGCCGCCGTGTCCTACGCGACGGTTCACATTTTGGCAAAGGCGATTGCAGATGCCCGGTCCCCTGATTCGCACGCGATTCGGGACGCATTGGCTCAAATCGAGAATTTGGACACGATTTTGGGTTCGTTTTCTTTTGATGCCAATGGCGATGCGATTTACGATCCGGCTGTTCTGATTGTTAAGGATGGGAAATTTGAGGTGTTTGATACAAAAACTGCCTTGGCGACAATCGGCGAGACGAACGAAAGCGGTGTGGCCGGAAAAGCGGTTTTCACACAAATCGGCGATAATATCAAGCTCGTCGTCTCGCTCGCTAATGCGTCCGCAGGCGAACACGCTGTCCATATCCACACAACTGGCGATTGTAGTGCGCCAGACGGGACATCGGCTGGCGGGCATTGGAATCCCACCGGCGTTGCACACGGAAAATGGGGAGAAGGTGAATTTCACCTTGGCGACATTGGCAATATGACTGTCGATGATCAAGGCATGGGGAAAATTGAACTGACGACAAATCTTTGGGAGATGAACACTGGCTCAGACATAGATATTGTTGGAAAAGCGATCATCGTCCATGCGGGTGCTGATGATTTTGTCTCACAACCTTCGGGCAATGCTGGTGCACGCATCGGTTGCGGTGTGATTGAGTTAGGACCGTAATAGGAGACAGAAAGTTTTGTTAAGCCGTCACATTGTGTGGCGGCTTTTTTATTAAAGCAGCAAACTGTCACGACCCCAATCTTTCGCCCCATTTCTAAGAGCCACAGGTTTTCCACCCACCGGTTTGCCAAATCCCTGTGCAAAAATCAGAAAATCGCTGAACCCCACCATCCCATTGCCATCCATATCGTATTTTGCGTCAAAACCCGCATCACCCTCCGACAGACCAAATTTGCTGGTAAAAAGCAAAAAATCCGTGAACCCGATCATACCGTCCCCATCAAAATCCAGATTTACATCACCAATACCTGTTCCCGATACCAGTTTCACCTCTACGCTCTTGCCATCCTGGCAAATAAAAGCCACAACCGTCTGATCCTCGTTCTCCTCTACAATCTCTGCAAGTTCATAGGACTGATCCAAACGCCATTTTCCGCGCACTGTCACCTCTACCTTCCGTGGCTCACTCGGCTGATTGACAATCAACGAGCCGTATTGGTGTGGGTCTTGAATGGTCCAACTCCACCCAAAATCCGGGTCAGCCACCGAAAGCAATAACCCATCACCTATCTCGCGGGACATCACCAAACTCGGCAAAGACACAGACACAATAGCTCCATCCGTCGGCCTCGCATCCGTATCGAACAGCGCATAACCCGTAGCCTTCATCCCGCGATGATACACAATATGTGCCTTGTGGTCTCTCTGCCACACATCGTATTCCGGCGCACTCGCAAACGCACGCACTTGACCAGGCGACCTCTGAACCAGCACCGCATAGTGATATGACGCACCTTGAGGCATAGGACCGTGATCCAGATACGCCAATTCAAAAGTTCCTGTACCACCCTCTCTGCCAAAATCTCCAGAAGTTTGTACCTGACGCTGCACCCGCAAGTCGCCCCCATCTGGAACCACATAGCCATTACCCCGTGAATCCATAAGCCACGCAGTCTGTCCCGTTGCTCCCGAAAATGTATAGGGAATCCCCCGCACACTTTCCCCATTCACCTCCGTAGGACGATCCTCAGAAATAGCCGCCTGAAACAGAGGCGTCACCGTCACATGCCCGCCATCATCATTCTCAATACCAGACCCCAGGCAAACTATCACATCGTCAAAACAAAACACCGTCTTAACCGCCCGAAAACTCGTATTGAATCTCGTGTCGTGCAACTTCAGCGCAAATACACCGTCTTGCCCCTCTATATTCACCCCACCCACAAAAGTCTCATCCGAAAAATTGCGATCTCGTCCCTCGTGTTTGAGCTGCTCGTGACTCAGGCGAATCGCCGTCGTACCCGGCCACATGCTCCAATCCCATCCCTCTCGCACAATCCCGCTCGCCTCGCGACCAAC contains:
- a CDS encoding ABC transporter substrate-binding protein — translated: MAQVTGTSKLISVGLVVSKTGRLSETGQGFINGFEMALEEVNSQLSDVSLRFIVEDDQSTIEGATAAYNKLIHEDGVPVILGVYTSTMVRAVFPIAQENEVVAISPTSAARGLSAIGDFVFRVALTVDSLIPGSVKLTREKLGYERVATMYQSMDVFSQSSDEVLKSAFSENGVEVLTTETFETGAMDLSEQFSRIVALNPDAIFVSAISVGRTQALIDGGQHGIPILMPLLTMDEVERAGEAAEGAISFTYWSSTGNVPANRAFVENYMTKYGAAPGRFAAVSYATVHILAKAIADARSPDSHAIRDALAQIENLDTILGSFSFDANGDAIYDPAVLIVKDGKFEVFDTKTALATIGETNESGVAGKAVFTQIGDNIKLVVSLANASAGEHAVHIHTTGDCSAPDGTSAGGHWNPTGVAHGKWGEGEFHLGDIGNMTVDDQGMGKIELTTNLWEMNTGSDIDIVGKAIIVHAGADDFVSQPSGNAGARIGCGVIELGP